The proteins below are encoded in one region of Sphingobacterium sp. R2:
- a CDS encoding N-acetyltransferase, with the protein MLTSTIEYVIEEIKESSDILITQLVHLTFNVVQGGASIGFMDDLTVEQASRFWSEVLDKVKQQKTVLIVAKNSVTNQLFGTVQLQIDLPTNQAHRADVAKMLVHSDFRRMGIAQKLLQRIEKIAIALNKTLMVLDTVTDSAAYFMYQKCGWTIVGDIPNYALLPNGLPCSTTYFYKSLNSPAEKTSSPQIH; encoded by the coding sequence ATGCTTACTTCCACTATAGAATATGTCATTGAAGAAATCAAAGAATCCAGTGACATCTTAATTACTCAACTCGTACACTTGACTTTTAACGTTGTCCAAGGAGGTGCCTCTATAGGTTTTATGGACGATTTGACGGTTGAACAGGCGAGCAGGTTCTGGTCCGAAGTCCTGGATAAGGTCAAACAGCAGAAAACTGTATTAATTGTGGCCAAAAATAGCGTGACAAATCAGCTCTTCGGAACAGTTCAATTGCAGATTGATCTTCCTACCAATCAGGCACATCGTGCAGATGTTGCCAAAATGCTGGTTCATTCTGATTTTCGGAGAATGGGTATTGCACAGAAATTGCTTCAGCGAATTGAAAAGATAGCCATTGCTCTAAATAAGACACTCATGGTGCTCGACACGGTAACTGATAGCGCCGCATATTTCATGTACCAAAAATGTGGCTGGACTATTGTCGGTGATATTCCAAATTACGCTCTTCTTCCCAATGGCTTGCCGTGTAGCACAACCTACTTTTACAAAAGCCTTAATAGTCCAGCAGAGAAAACAAGCAGCCCCCAAATTCATTGA